The window CAAACTCAAGGTTTACAACAGTACCTACATTAATGTCGGCAAAATTGGTGTTCTCACGTGTGTAAGGAATGATGGCTACTTTAAAGCTATTATCTGTTGGTTCACAAACTGTCAATGAAACACCATTGACCGTAACAGAGCCTTTGTCAACAGTAAAATAGCCACGTTGTGCCATCTCTCGGTTGCATGGATATTCGAAAGTGAAGTATGTGCTACCGTCCGCATCTTCCATATTAACACACTTTGCAGTTTGATCGACGTGACCTTGTACGATGTGACCATCCAATCTGCCGTTCATTATCATTGAACGTTCTATATTGACACGGTCTCCCACTTTGAGCAAGCCTAAGTTTGAGCGTTCAAGGGTTTCTTTCATAGCTGTAACTGTATAGGTGTCGTCTTGGAAGCGAACGACAGTAAGGCACACACCATTGTGTGCAATACTTTGGTCAATCTTCAATTCCTTTGTGAATGAACATTGAAAGGTGAAGTGGATATTCTCCTGTTCATGCTCAATCCCTTTGAGGATTGCCATCTCTTCTACAATGCCTGAGAACATAGCTAATTTTCTTTTATTATCCCCTTTAAGAAAGTCTGGAGGGTTATATAAGTATCGATAAATAATCTTTTATAACTTCACAGGCTACTTATAGGAGGTTAAGTTTTACATAATTACTATATACTTGAATAATTGAAAAAGGTGGGGTACCACTTTGGAACCCCACCTCAATCCCTCTTCTTATACGAAATGGGAATTAGAAAAGTCGTATCGACGATGTGATGAAAAGTCCGAGTATCAATGATAAGAGAGCTCCTCGTCTTTGTAATCCACTGACCTTGCGGCTTAGTCGCTGAAATGCGATTTATGTGGCCCGCCATTAACAAAAGAAGTCATCTCGGGTTTTCTAATTTATTTGATGACTATCCCGATCGAATCGATACGACTAAATCTGTATCCTTTCTGTCTGCAAAGTTAGTATAAAGATTTTTATCCTCCAAACATTTTATACTTAAAAGTATTTACTTATAGAGGTGAATCCCTTTGTTCTTTGTGTAGAAAGGAGCAGAAATGATAATATTCTTTTGTGTATAACTTTAATAGTTTATTGGTTTTATAACCTTCTTTTGACAACAATTTGCTCTCGTCTTGACCATATATTAGAAGGCGTTAAATCCTCCGCACAATTGGTGCTAAGCCTCCGCACCACACGTGCTAAGTATCAGCACGTTGATTAAATGAGGGAAGAAAGGCTCATTATTGTCATTTTAAAGAATGATACTAATATCCCTATTTTTTAGAGGAGTGCATCTTGTAGAATTTCACTCAATGTTGGATGGATGTGAATGATATCTCGTATCTTATCCATCTTAGCATCATAATTCATTAAAGTTGCAACTTCTTGAATAAGGTCAGCAGAATGAGCGCCATAGCAGTGTGCGCCCAATATAGAGCCATCTTCAGCTATCAGCACCTTTATCATACCTTCCGTTTCTTCCATACTTAGAGCCTTACCATTGGCACGATAGAAACCTTTTCGAGTAGAGTACTTGATTTCCTCAGCTTTACACTGGTCTTCAGTCTTACCCACGCAAGCAGCTTCTGGATATGTAAAGATGGCAGATGGCATAATATCAAGACGGATGTTGTCGTTCTTTCCTAGAATATGATTGACAGCACGGAAGCCTTGGAAAGTTGCAGCATGAGCTAACATTTGGCGTGCATTGACATCACCGATAGCATATACTCCCTTAACATTGGTTTCCATATTGTCATTGACAACAATCCCCTTTGTGTTTACTTCTATGCCAGTTGATTCTATACCGATGTTGTCGAAGTTAGCTTGTCTACCAGTAGCAATCAATACAAGGTCGGTATCAATTCTATCTTCTTTGCCCTTTTTGTCGAATACAACTGTTGTGTGGTCTTGTCCACTTTCTGCAGGTGATAGGATTTGTTTTACGGCACTCTGCATATAGAAGGTCACACCTCTTTTCTCTAATGTTTTCCTTAATCGTTTAGCTATATCGCTGTCAATAGGAGGGAGACATTCCTTCATAAACTCTATGACGGTCACTTCACTACCAAAAGCAGAGAAAGCTGAGGCAAATTCCATTCCGATAACTCCAGCACCAATGATTGTAAGGCGTTGAGGAACCTTCGCAATAGAAAGTAATTCTGTGGATGTAACAATGTTCTGCGCTGTTTCAGACTGATTTAAGAAATCTTCCTCGCTCATGAAAGGAGGCATCTTTGAACGTGAGCCAGTGGCAATGATAATATGATCGGCTTCTATCTGTTCGCCATTCACTTCAATAATATGGTCAGAAACAAAGCGAGCCTCACCTACAATAAAGTCTATGCCTGGCTGACTAAGTAAAGTGCTTACACCCTCTCTAAGTTGATTGATGACCCCTTCCTTTCTTTCCATTACCTTTGTAAAATCGAGTGGGGGAGTCGTGTCGTAAAGAGAGGAAGTCGTAAGGCGTAGCTCTGCGTCATGCGCAAGACACTTTGTTGGTATACAGCCTGCATTCAGACAGGTTCCACCGGGTTGTGCTTTCTCAATAATTGTAACTTCCAAACCATTCTGAGCAGCATAGGAAGCGGTTCGGTAACCACCAGGTCCCGAACCGATTATTAATAGATTTGTTTTTTTCATATTCAAACTCTATAGAGTTATTGTTTTTAAAGTATAGGATTGCTATACTTCTTCTTGTACGTCGTTGATAAGCTGACGGTAAGTAAGAATTGGATGCTTGGCTGCAAGTACGTCATCTACACGTCCAATAGGGGTGTCGTATGGTGCTCCCTTTACAAGTTCAGGATTCTCACGAGCCTCTTTGGCAATGGTATGCATAACCTCGATAAAGCCATCAATAGTGTCCTTACTCTCTGTTTCTGTAGGTTCAATCATCATTGCCTCGTGGAACAGAAGTGGGAAATATATTGTTGGAGCATGATAACCATAATCGAGTAAGCGTTTTGCAACATCCATCGTTGTAACACCTGTACTCTTATCCTTCAGACCATCGAATACAAACTCATGCTTACAAAGGCTGTCAATAGGAAGTTCGTAATCATTCTTCAGACATTCCTTGATATAGTTTGCATTTAGAGTAGCAAATGGTCCAACCTCATTAAGATGCTTTTTACCAAGTGTTAGGATGTATGTATAGGCACGAAGGATAACGAGGAAGTTACCAAGATAACCACTGATACGGATATTAGAAGATGAGAACTCTCCTGTGGTATCTGGATTATCAATCACAAAGCCATCCTCAGTCTTTCTTACATGAGGCTTCGGTAGGAATGGTATCAGTTTCTCGCAAACACCAACAGGACCAGCACCAGGACCACCTCCACCATGTGGGGTTGAGAATGTCTTGTGAAGGTTGAGGTGAATAACATCAAAGCCCATATCTCCAGGGCGTGCTGCACCTAACAATGGATTTAGGTTTGCACCATCATAATATAGCAGACCACCACAATCATGTATTAGTTTTGCTATCTCTGGAATATCTTTCTCAAAGAGTCCTAAGGTATTAGGATTTGTCATCATCATACCCGCGATGTCGTCACCTAAGAGAGGTTTTAAGTCGTTGACATCAACAAGTCCTTCAGCTGTACTCTTTACTTCTACAATCTCCAGGCCACATACTGCAGCAGAAGCTGGGTTCGTGCCATGAGCTGAGTCAGGTACAATAACCTTTGTTCGCTTCATATCACCACGCTGATGATGATAAGATGCAATCAGCATCAATCCTGTTAGCTCACCATGAGCACCAGCGTATGGGTTAAGCGTAACTTCCGCCATACCCGTAATTGAAACAAGAGCGCGTTGGATGTTGTATTCTACTTCCAATGCACCTTGTACTGTTTCAATAGGCTGATGAGGGTGAAGGGCTGTAAAAGAAGGCATTGAGGCTATCTCCTCATTGATGACAGGATTGTACTTCATCGTACAAGACCCCAAAGGGTAAAAGCCATTGTCAACACCAAAGTTGTTTTCACTATGGTTAGTATAATGACGTACAACCGTCAATTCATCACATTCAGGTAGCTCTGCATCTTTCTCTCGTTTGCAGAAGTCGGGTAGAGGATGATGTCCAAAACGATTCTCAGGGAGGCTATAAGCACGTCTTCCTGGATGTGATAACTCAAATATCAGATTGCCATATAGTTTATTATTCATTGTTGCTTAGATTTTAAAAACGTTGTGTGACTATAATAAACCGACGAGTGTATCAATCTCCTCTTTTGTTCGTTTCTCAGTAACGGCAATAAGGAGTTTGTCATCATCAACCTTAATTCCTGGAAGAATGCCCTGTTTGATAGCCTTATCGAAGAAGGTGTCTCGGTCTTCTAACTGAATAAGGAACTCGTTAAAGAAAGGCTTATCGTAAGTAAGTTTAACTTTGCCTGTACCAATAAGTTGTTCGCAAAGATAATGTGCGCCATCATAACCTATTTGTGCAGCTTCCTTTACACCTTCTTTTCCCATAATACTCATGTAGATCGTAGCGTAAAGTGCCATCAAACTCTGGTTAGAGCAGATGTTCGATGTTGCCTTTTGGCGGCGGATATGTTGCTCACGTGCTTGGAGGGTCAAGGCGAATACACGTTGTCCACGACTGTCAAGTGTCTTGCCAACGATACGTCCCGGAAGTTTACGCATAAGCTTTTCTGTTGAACACATGTATCCTGCGTAAGGTCCACCAAATGCCATTGGAAGTCCAAGACTCTGAATATCACCTACGGCAATGTCTGCTCCCCATTCTCCCGGTGTCTTTAACAATGCAAGGTCGGCAGCAACACTATTAATAACAAACAATGCTTTGTTATCATGACAAGTATCTGCAAAGCCTGTAAAGTCTTCTATAATTCCGTGACAATTAGGTTGTTGTACGATAACGCCAGCCACACCACCTGCGTTCATTTGGTTCTTTAAGTCGTCATGTGATGTTACACCATCTACCGCCTTAATAGCTTTGAGTTTGATACCATGGAAGTGTGCGTAAGTCTTCAGTACACCAACGATATTCTTACACAATGTTTCAGAGTATAATACAGTGTCAGCCTTCTTGGCATTGTCGAAAGCTACCATCATTGCTTCAGCTGTCGCTGTCGTGCCTTCATACATAGAGGCATTGGCAATGTCCATACCTGTAAGTTCTGCCATCATACTTTGGAACTCAAAGATATAATGGAGTGTACCTTGTGAAATTTCAGCTTGATAGGGGGTATATGATGTAAGAAACTCTGAACGACTGATAAGATGTTGAATAGCACTTGGTGTGTAGTGATCATACACACCACCGCCAGCGAAGCAAGTGAGCATATTATTCTTTTGGCCAAGCTTCTCAAAGAAAGCGCGTATTTCTAACTCGCTCATTGCTTCAGGAATGTCATAATCTCCCTTAAAACGGATGCTTTCCGGTACTTCTGCATAAAGTTCATCAAGATTCTTTATGCCAATACGCTCAAGCATCTGTTGAATATCCTCATTAGTATGAGGTAAAAACTTATGAATCATTTGTTTAGGATTGATTAGGTTAGTAGTAGGCTATAAGTACACACAAGCGTTTATAAGCGATGATAGGCTTTCTATCATCGCCTATTAGCACTTATAAACGCCTACATATATTGTTTCGTAGAACTTTATTCAGCACAGAACTCCTCGTAAGCCTTAGCGTCCATAAGATTCTTTAGCTCTGCGGTATCTGTAAGTTCAACTTTAATAATCCAGTTTTCGTAAGCATCTTTGTTAAGCAAGTCAGGCTCATCCTCTAATGCCTCATTTACTTCAATCACCTTACCTGATACAGGAGCCTTGAGATCAGAAGCTGCCTTAACACTCTCAATAGCACCGAAATCTTCGTCTATCTCAATGTCATCATCAACTTCTGGCATGTCAACATAAACAATGTTACCCAAAGCGTGCTGTGCATAATCGGTAATACCGATATAGCCAAACGCACCTACTACTTTCACGAATTCATGTGACTCTGAATAGTAGAGTCCTTCAATTACTTTTGCCATAATATTATTTTTGATTGTTTATTAGCTTTATAGATTTTGTGTAAATCTTATTTCTTATAATGATTCTCGTAGAACTTCTTCTTAACTACGGTTCCAGGGAAAGTCTTCTTGCGGATTTGGATTTCAAGTCTGTCGCCCATCTGAATAGAAGCGTCTACCAATGCTACAGCACAACTCTTCTCTACTGAGATGAGGCGGTAGCCAGTGGTGACTTCACCAACTTCTACACCGTCTTTTAAAACCTTGTATCCATGACGTGGAATAGCGTTGTCATCCAACTCAATACCACGGAGACGCTGGCTGACTCCTTCTGTCTTTTGTTTTAGGAGAGCTTCCTTACCGATAAACTCTTCTTTGTCAAACTTCACGAACATTGATAATCCAGCCATAACAGGGGTTATCTTGTCAGAAAGTTCATTGCCATAGAGTGGCATGCCCACTTCAAAACGCAAAGTGTCACGGCAGCCCAATCCACATGGTTTGACTCCTGCTTCTATCAGTTTATCCCACACCTTAACGATATACTCAGGTGTACCATAAACTTCAAAGCCATCTTCGCCCGTGTAACCTGTACGAGAAACGATAACTTCAACACCATCTTGCTGCAAACGTTTTACCTCATAGAACTTTAATTCTTTACAAGCAAGACCGAGTACATCTTCTAACATGCTTTCTGCCTTTGGACCTTGAATTGCCAACTGTCCGTATGCTTCGCTCTTGTTCTCAATAACAACATCGAAGCCTTCTGCATTCTGTTTAATCCATGCTACGTCCTTATCAATGTTTGAAGCATTGATAGTCATAAGGTATAGACGGTCGTCAAGCTTACAGATACATGTGTCGTCTACAACCCCACCATCAGGATAGCAAATCATACCATAGAGCACCTTGCCTGCAGCAAGTCCGTTTACGTCATTTGTAAAGATATGATTAATGAATCTATCAGCCTCAGGGCCAGATACAATTACTTCTCCCATGTGAGAAACATCAAATACTCCACAATGTTCTCTTACCGCATTGTGTTCATCGATAATCCCAGTATATTGGATGGGCATATCAAATCCTGCAAAAGGGGTGATAAGTGCGCCTAATGCAACGTGTCGGTCATATAGGCAAGTTCTTTGATTTGTCATATTGTTTAGGTTTATAAGTTTGGTTCTTCGTTTGGTAGCCTGTAAGTATATGTTTAGGTAGACCTAAAAATTAAGTCGATTGCAAATATAGAGAAAAGCAATGAAGAGACAAAATAAAAATATAGAATTTTGATGTTAATAAAGTTAAAGTATGAAAAAGCTAAGTTATATATAGTGTGTGTTAAGTTGATTTCGATATTTATTCGTACATTTGCAATTCTCAGAATAAAAGATGTATCAGTTTAATGAAGAATTTACAACAAATAATTTATCTATTAGCTTGCATATTGGTTTTGGCTGTGGCCGCAGTACAACGTGATGGAAAGCTATTGGGTAACTATGTGTTGAGTAAGGATAAGCAAGTAACAAAGAATAAGATAGATACTCTTCGTACATTGGATGATGGTACTGTCGTTCTCAATACAACTTATTTAGCAAAGGACGTAAAAGGCTTTGCTGGTGTTGTTCCATTAGAGATTTACTTGAAGAAAGGAAAAGTACAGCAAGTGAAGGCATTACATAATTCAGAGACTCCAGAATTTATGCATGAAGCCAGCGAGTTGTTAGATCGGTGGAATGGTAAAACTACTGAACAAGCGTTAGCTATGAGGATAGATGGTGTGACAGGTGCAACTTACACGTCAAATGCTATTATCGGTAATATGAAAGCTGGTTTGCAGTATGCTGCTAAGAATGTGAAAGAGACCTCATTCTTTGATAAACTTGACTTACGTGCGAAGACGATAATTGGATTATTCGTTGTGCTCATGGCAGCTATTATTCCTTTGTTTGTTAAGAACAAGCGATATCGTGTTTTTCAACTCTTGTTGAACTTTGTTGTTTTAGGACTATGGGGCGGTACATTTATTTCCTGGTCTGTTCTTGTTGGTTTAATGTCAGGAGGTATCAATGTTTGGATATCACTGATTCCTATCGTTATGCTGATAACAGCTTTTGTTTACCCTCTCTTTGGCAAGAAGAATTACTATTGTACTCACGTCTGTCCGTTAGGTTCTGTACAAGAGTTAGCAGGTATGGCAAATCATAATAAGTGGAAGATGAGTAAGCAGACGACAGAATATCTTGATCATTTCCGTAAGGTTTTGTTTTGGGTATTGATGCTCTTAATGCTTGCAGGCGTTTGGTCACAGTGGATGGATTATGAACTATTTGTTGCTTTTGTCTTTAATTCAGCAGTTTGGGTAATCATTTTGATAGCTGTAGTCTTTATTTTGTTATCGTTTTTTGTCCCACGTCCTTATTGTCGCTTTGTTTGTCCGATGGGAAGTTTGTTAAAGTTGCCTACAACTAAGGTAACGAAGTGGGTATAAATGATGATAATATAAAATACCCTCATCTATCTGGAAAGATAGGTAAGGGTATTTGGATAGTGCTGAATTTTATTTACATTGTTTCTTGATAAATCCCTTAATAAAGCGAGAAAGCGTACTACTTCGTTCGCTTTTGTAACTCTCTTTCTATGAGTTGGTTATAAATGTATGTTTGGAAAGGTGCTTACTAAGGCTTCAAAAGGGCGTTAGTTAGACTTCAAAAGGGCGTCTCTTGCAAGCCAATTGAGCATCTTTTAGAAGCTAAAAGAGCATGTGTTTAAAAACAAGTCGTGAAAAATTATGACAAAAAGAGCTGTGCTTATCCTTTGTCAAATGAAGAGGGAGTTGGTCGTGTGATATCCCTATAAAATATAAGGAAGAAAGATACAGTTAATCCTTCTTCCTTATATTCCTTCACCTTTTAAAAGGCTTTTATCTTTGTTCTTCTCCTTCCCAGAACTCCCAACTTGCGAAAGCCTGCAGCAGAAGCATTTCAAGACCATTCTTTACAATAGCTCCATGCTCGCGACCCTTTGCCATAAATAAGGTTTCATCAGGGTTATAAAGCAAGTCATAAAGTAAAGTATGACTATCCATAGCTTCGTATGGGAGTGGGGGACATACCTCAGTGTTTGGGTACATACCGAGTTGGGGTACAGTTGATGATAACATTATACTCACGGATAATCTCGGGAGTTATCTCTTCATAGGTTAAGAAGTCAGCTCGTTTGGTACGTGATACAAACTTGGTTTCCAGTCCGAGCGACTTTAAACCATAGTTGACAGCCTTTGATGCGCCACCCGTACCGAGAATGAGAGCTTTTTTATGGTGACGTTCAAGTAAAGGTTCAATACTACGTGTGAAGCCAATCACATCACTATTGAAGCCTTTAAGTATGGTTTTATTACCCTTATGGGTGACACGAATAACATTTACAGCACCAATAGCTTTAGCTTCTGGACTAAGACTATCAAGGTAAGGAATTACTTGCTCCTTATAAGGAATGGTCACATTCAATCCACGCAGTTGGGGATTGGAGTCAATAACCTCTTTGAAATCCTCTATTGATGGAATTTCAAAGTTGATGTATTGAGCATTGATCTGTTCATTTTCGAATTTCTCATTGAAATAGCCAATAGAGAATGAATGCCCTAATGGGTAGCCAATTAGTCCATACTTGTCCATATCTTTACCTTGTTCTATAAATTATTTTTGTTCATCCGATGTTTCGAATGATATTCCGCAATAAACGAATTTCCTGTCACTTCTGTCATTCTAATCAGTTGCTTAACAATCTATTTTACAGTAGTTTAAAGTGAAATGTTAAATGTGACAGGAAAATGAAATCAAAACTATATTGATAATATATCTAATAATCTCTCCTTATTTTAGTAGGACTGTATAAGTCTATATCTCAGAAGAGTCTTATTTTTCAGCGAAATACATCGTACAGATACCGAAAGTCAATCGGCGGAAAGAGCTTTTCGCAAAGCCAGCCTTTTGGAATATCTCCATCATCTTTTCGCCTTGTGGGAACGCCTCAATGGTCTTGTTAAGGTATTCGTATGCACTTTTATCCTTTGAGATAAATTTAGCGTAATTGAGTAGGAATGTGTTAGAATAGATGCGGAAAAGTTGCTTCATAGGGAATTTGACAGGTGTTGTCAGCTCTACAATGCTTAGATGTCCGCCTTTTTTCAGTACTCGACAAATCTCGGTAAGTCCTTTGTCGAGGTTCTGGAAGTTACGAATACCGAATGCTGCTGTCACAGCATCAAACGTATTGTCAGGAAAAGAAAGGTTGAGACAATCTTCTTTCTGGAAGGAAATGACATCACTCAGTCCTGCAGCCTTCACCTTCTCACGACCGATAGCCATCATTCCTTCAGAAATATCTGCACCGATAAGATGTTCTGGCTTCAGTTCATTAGCTGCAAGAATGGCAAAGTCGCCAGTTCCTGTAGCAATGTCAAGCATCAGCTTTGGACGGAAGGGCAGCAACTGATGGATAGCCTTCTTACGCCATCCTTTATCAATGTTTCCAGAAAGACGATGATTTAGTGTGTCGTAAGTTGGTGCGATATTGTCAAACATCTCTGCTATGAGTTTGCCTTTCTCGCCATCACCATCATAAGGTTTAATCTTTTCCTGCTCGTACATAATTCTTTTAATTCATAATTCATAATTCTAAATTCATAATTATGATTACTATTCTTTGATATGCTATAGGGGCATATTAAAGATTAATCACTGAATAGTTCTAATCAAAATTAAGAACTTAGAATTATGAATTTGTATTTATCATTTTATTTTCTTGAAGCCAGATACTGCTTTACATTCTTCTCAATGCGTGCAGCAATATCACCGTCTTCAACAGCCTTATCAAACTTCTCGCCTGTGATATGCTCGTAAAGTTCGATATAGCGGTCGCTAACGCTTTCTGCATATTCTTCTGTAATCTCAGGCATTGTCTGTCCTGGCTCATTCATAAAGTTGTGCTCAATAAGCCACTGACGAACAAACTCTTTCGAAAGTTGCTTCTGTGGCTCACCCTTCTCAAGTTTCTCCTCGTAACCTTCTGCATAGAAGTAGCGGCTTGAGTCTGGTGTGTGAATCTCATCAATGAGGTAGCACTGCCCATCACGCTTACCGAATTCATATTTTGTATCAACGAGAATTAAGCCCTGCTTTGCAGCAATCTCCTGACCACGTGCAAAGAGTTTGCGAGTCCAGTCTTCGATGATTGCATAGTCTTCTGCAGAAACAATACCCTGCTCGATAATCTCTTCCTTAGAGATATTCATATCGTGACCCTCGTCAGCCTTGGTAGTTGGAGTAACGATTGGCTCTGGGAAACGCTCGTTCTCACGCATACCATCAGGAAGCTTCACACCACAAATCTCACGACATCCGTCTTTATAAGCACGCCATGCAGAACCAGTAAGGATTGAACGAATAATCATTTCAACACGAAAGCCTTCACACTTTAGACCAACAGTAACCATTGGATCAGGAGTAGCTAACTTCCAGTTAGGACAGATATCTGTTGTCAGGTCAAGGAACTTGGCTGCAATCTGGTTCAAAACTTGTCCTTTGAACGGTATTCCCTTTGGCAGTACGACGTCGAATGCTGAGATTCGGTCGGTAGCTACCATGACGATAAGATCGTCATTGATGTCATACACATCACGTACTT of the Prevotella melaninogenica genome contains:
- the gcvPB gene encoding aminomethyl-transferring glycine dehydrogenase subunit GcvPB — translated: MNNKLYGNLIFELSHPGRRAYSLPENRFGHHPLPDFCKREKDAELPECDELTVVRHYTNHSENNFGVDNGFYPLGSCTMKYNPVINEEIASMPSFTALHPHQPIETVQGALEVEYNIQRALVSITGMAEVTLNPYAGAHGELTGLMLIASYHHQRGDMKRTKVIVPDSAHGTNPASAAVCGLEIVEVKSTAEGLVDVNDLKPLLGDDIAGMMMTNPNTLGLFEKDIPEIAKLIHDCGGLLYYDGANLNPLLGAARPGDMGFDVIHLNLHKTFSTPHGGGGPGAGPVGVCEKLIPFLPKPHVRKTEDGFVIDNPDTTGEFSSSNIRISGYLGNFLVILRAYTYILTLGKKHLNEVGPFATLNANYIKECLKNDYELPIDSLCKHEFVFDGLKDKSTGVTTMDVAKRLLDYGYHAPTIYFPLLFHEAMMIEPTETESKDTIDGFIEVMHTIAKEARENPELVKGAPYDTPIGRVDDVLAAKHPILTYRQLINDVQEEV
- a CDS encoding riboflavin synthase; this translates as MFSGIVEEMAILKGIEHEQENIHFTFQCSFTKELKIDQSIAHNGVCLTVVRFQDDTYTVTAMKETLERSNLGLLKVGDRVNIERSMIMNGRLDGHIVQGHVDQTAKCVNMEDADGSTYFTFEYPCNREMAQRGYFTVDKGSVTVNGVSLTVCEPTDNSFKVAIIPYTRENTNFADINVGTVVNLEFDILGKYIARLNSFTK
- a CDS encoding 4Fe-4S binding protein — translated: MKNLQQIIYLLACILVLAVAAVQRDGKLLGNYVLSKDKQVTKNKIDTLRTLDDGTVVLNTTYLAKDVKGFAGVVPLEIYLKKGKVQQVKALHNSETPEFMHEASELLDRWNGKTTEQALAMRIDGVTGATYTSNAIIGNMKAGLQYAAKNVKETSFFDKLDLRAKTIIGLFVVLMAAIIPLFVKNKRYRVFQLLLNFVVLGLWGGTFISWSVLVGLMSGGINVWISLIPIVMLITAFVYPLFGKKNYYCTHVCPLGSVQELAGMANHNKWKMSKQTTEYLDHFRKVLFWVLMLLMLAGVWSQWMDYELFVAFVFNSAVWVIILIAVVFILLSFFVPRPYCRFVCPMGSLLKLPTTKVTKWV
- the gcvH gene encoding glycine cleavage system protein GcvH, whose translation is MAKVIEGLYYSESHEFVKVVGAFGYIGITDYAQHALGNIVYVDMPEVDDDIEIDEDFGAIESVKAASDLKAPVSGKVIEVNEALEDEPDLLNKDAYENWIIKVELTDTAELKNLMDAKAYEEFCAE
- the gcvT gene encoding glycine cleavage system aminomethyltransferase GcvT — protein: MTNQRTCLYDRHVALGALITPFAGFDMPIQYTGIIDEHNAVREHCGVFDVSHMGEVIVSGPEADRFINHIFTNDVNGLAAGKVLYGMICYPDGGVVDDTCICKLDDRLYLMTINASNIDKDVAWIKQNAEGFDVVIENKSEAYGQLAIQGPKAESMLEDVLGLACKELKFYEVKRLQQDGVEVIVSRTGYTGEDGFEVYGTPEYIVKVWDKLIEAGVKPCGLGCRDTLRFEVGMPLYGNELSDKITPVMAGLSMFVKFDKEEFIGKEALLKQKTEGVSQRLRGIELDDNAIPRHGYKVLKDGVEVGEVTTGYRLISVEKSCAVALVDASIQMGDRLEIQIRKKTFPGTVVKKKFYENHYKK
- a CDS encoding phosphoribosylaminoimidazolesuccinocarboxamide synthase; this encodes MKALTKTEFHFDGQKSVYHGKVRDVYDINDDLIVMVATDRISAFDVVLPKGIPFKGQVLNQIAAKFLDLTTDICPNWKLATPDPMVTVGLKCEGFRVEMIIRSILTGSAWRAYKDGCREICGVKLPDGMRENERFPEPIVTPTTKADEGHDMNISKEEIIEQGIVSAEDYAIIEDWTRKLFARGQEIAAKQGLILVDTKYEFGKRDGQCYLIDEIHTPDSSRYFYAEGYEEKLEKGEPQKQLSKEFVRQWLIEHNFMNEPGQTMPEITEEYAESVSDRYIELYEHITGEKFDKAVEDGDIAARIEKNVKQYLASRK
- the lpdA gene encoding dihydrolipoyl dehydrogenase; protein product: MKKTNLLIIGSGPGGYRTASYAAQNGLEVTIIEKAQPGGTCLNAGCIPTKCLAHDAELRLTTSSLYDTTPPLDFTKVMERKEGVINQLREGVSTLLSQPGIDFIVGEARFVSDHIIEVNGEQIEADHIIIATGSRSKMPPFMSEEDFLNQSETAQNIVTSTELLSIAKVPQRLTIIGAGVIGMEFASAFSAFGSEVTVIEFMKECLPPIDSDIAKRLRKTLEKRGVTFYMQSAVKQILSPAESGQDHTTVVFDKKGKEDRIDTDLVLIATGRQANFDNIGIESTGIEVNTKGIVVNDNMETNVKGVYAIGDVNARQMLAHAATFQGFRAVNHILGKNDNIRLDIMPSAIFTYPEAACVGKTEDQCKAEEIKYSTRKGFYRANGKALSMEETEGMIKVLIAEDGSILGAHCYGAHSADLIQEVATLMNYDAKMDKIRDIIHIHPTLSEILQDALL
- the ubiE gene encoding bifunctional demethylmenaquinone methyltransferase/2-methoxy-6-polyprenyl-1,4-benzoquinol methylase UbiE — protein: MYEQEKIKPYDGDGEKGKLIAEMFDNIAPTYDTLNHRLSGNIDKGWRKKAIHQLLPFRPKLMLDIATGTGDFAILAANELKPEHLIGADISEGMMAIGREKVKAAGLSDVISFQKEDCLNLSFPDNTFDAVTAAFGIRNFQNLDKGLTEICRVLKKGGHLSIVELTTPVKFPMKQLFRIYSNTFLLNYAKFISKDKSAYEYLNKTIEAFPQGEKMMEIFQKAGFAKSSFRRLTFGICTMYFAEK
- the gcvPA gene encoding aminomethyl-transferring glycine dehydrogenase subunit GcvPA; translated protein: MIHKFLPHTNEDIQQMLERIGIKNLDELYAEVPESIRFKGDYDIPEAMSELEIRAFFEKLGQKNNMLTCFAGGGVYDHYTPSAIQHLISRSEFLTSYTPYQAEISQGTLHYIFEFQSMMAELTGMDIANASMYEGTTATAEAMMVAFDNAKKADTVLYSETLCKNIVGVLKTYAHFHGIKLKAIKAVDGVTSHDDLKNQMNAGGVAGVIVQQPNCHGIIEDFTGFADTCHDNKALFVINSVAADLALLKTPGEWGADIAVGDIQSLGLPMAFGGPYAGYMCSTEKLMRKLPGRIVGKTLDSRGQRVFALTLQAREQHIRRQKATSNICSNQSLMALYATIYMSIMGKEGVKEAAQIGYDGAHYLCEQLIGTGKVKLTYDKPFFNEFLIQLEDRDTFFDKAIKQGILPGIKVDDDKLLIAVTEKRTKEEIDTLVGLL